The Leptospira sp. WS60.C2 genome includes the window TAGAAGCAGGAAAATACAATTCTAAAAATCTTTATATTCGAACTCCGATATCAGGAACTGTTACAGTTAGAGAGGCAATTATTGGCCAAGCTGTCAATGCTCGCGACAATTTATTCACGGTTGCTGATTTGTCTGTGTTGTGGATCAATTTGGAGGTGTATGAAAAAGACCTCGCTTCCATTCGAATGGGTAATGAAGCAAAAGTGATCCCGATCGGTTCGAAAGATGAATCTTTAAAAGCGGTCGTTTCTCATGTGGGTGATATCATTGATCCTATCAAAAAAACAGCAGAAATTCGTTTAGAAGTTCGTAACTCCAAAGGAAGACTAAGACCGGGACAAAGTGTAACCGCAACGGTAGTTGGTGCAATGGTTGCATCTTCAGTAAACAAAGCAAAGGTGATTCCATCGGATTGTATCCATAAAATTGAAGGTGAAAATTTTGTTTTTGTTCGTAACGGTGACGGTTCTTTCTCAGCTAAGAAGATTGGCGTTGGCAAATCGTATGACAATTGGGTAGAAGTAACAGATGGAGTTGAATCTGGGCAGGCCATTGTGGAAGAAGGAAGTTTTGTTTTAAAAAGTGAATATTTAAAACTTTAACAACTAGTTTTTTGTTGACATAACGCCTATTTCCTATTTATCTGTTTAGTATGAAAGACCTCACGGAAAAACAAGAATCGGTTTTACAATATATCTCGGACACAGTGCGAGAAAAGGGGTTTCCTCCTACCATCCGTGAGATTGGTGACCAGTTCGGAATCACTGCGAAAGGTGCATACGATCACCTCAAGGCGATTGAAAAGAAGGGATACATTCGCACTTCCAAAAACCAAAGCCGCGCGATTGAACTTTTGAAGGGAAATGCTGATGAAGCTCTTCTTGTCCGCGCATCCGGAATTCCTCTTCTTGGGCAAGTAGCTGCTGGAAATCCCATCCTTGCTGAGGAAAACATCGAAGAATACATCGCTGTCCCCGATGATTTGGCGACAAAACCAGGAACCTTTGCCTTAAAGGTGAAGGGTGATTCCATGGTAGAAGCTGGAATCAGCGATGGTGACATTGCCATCATCCAAAAAAAAGACACTGCCAGAAACGGAGAAATCGTGGTAGCTATGATCGATAACGAAGCCACACTCAAGGTTTTTTATAAAGAACCAGATATGATACGTCTGGAACCAAGAAATGCAAAACTCAAACCAATCCGCACGAAGAAAGCCACGATAATCGGAAAACTCATTGGTCTTTATCGCATTTACTGATTGACCAAGAGTAGGATTTCTTTGATCCTAGAAGGGATGTCGAAACATCTCTTCTTATTTCTCATCCTCGGATTTTCACTTTTCCTATCCAGCTGTGCCCCTAAAAAACAAGACATTAACGCGTATGATTTGAAACGTGTGTTGGAACGATTCGCGCAAAATCGCATCCAAACAGGGCTTACGTCTGACACGAAAAGACCGGCACCTTCGGATATCCAACTCTTCGAAGAGGCCTGCGACGTGTATCGTTTGTCGATCCCTGAGGCGAAAGAAATGTTAAAACAAAACAACAAGGCATTATACGAATCAATCTATGGAAATGAATAAAATTAAATTTTCGGAACGTCTTCTTTGGGTGAGTGTCACCTTGTCCTTGTTAGGATTTGTTTTTGTTCTTAGTCTAGAGAAAGTGAAAGCAATTTCATCAGATGGAGAAAAATACCTACAAATTTT containing:
- a CDS encoding efflux RND transporter periplasmic adaptor subunit, translating into MQKELNLKKIRNIGILVLLGSLTYFGYSKFFGAGKKTEALTEDKSKFIISNEIQKNHPFSVVYLQERALEEELQLPGTVSYDMNNVAKVGSRVNGRILQVYVKEGEYVKKGTALASIQSVDLGTTEANYLKARARLEALKVQADRAKDLYERKVTSAKEYEMSLMDYKSVKAEMETSRNALENLGLNEAEIANLEAGKYNSKNLYIRTPISGTVTVREAIIGQAVNARDNLFTVADLSVLWINLEVYEKDLASIRMGNEAKVIPIGSKDESLKAVVSHVGDIIDPIKKTAEIRLEVRNSKGRLRPGQSVTATVVGAMVASSVNKAKVIPSDCIHKIEGENFVFVRNGDGSFSAKKIGVGKSYDNWVEVTDGVESGQAIVEEGSFVLKSEYLKL
- the lexA gene encoding transcriptional repressor LexA; the protein is MKDLTEKQESVLQYISDTVREKGFPPTIREIGDQFGITAKGAYDHLKAIEKKGYIRTSKNQSRAIELLKGNADEALLVRASGIPLLGQVAAGNPILAEENIEEYIAVPDDLATKPGTFALKVKGDSMVEAGISDGDIAIIQKKDTARNGEIVVAMIDNEATLKVFYKEPDMIRLEPRNAKLKPIRTKKATIIGKLIGLYRIY